The region GCAGCACACTTTCATTTTTAACTCAGACCTTTAAATACCTCCCAGTTTCCAAATCTCTTCTATGTAAATTGTTCCTCTGCTGATTGGTTAAACCAGAGGAGCTCAAAATGCTTTTGGGAAAGGAAGTTTTCTAGGAGGACCAATGAGGAcagatctcatttgcatggaaggagaaagcaagcggcatttaaggaaaggaaaggtaaaGATCTGAAGAAGGTGAAAATTCTCTTTCCTTaaaggacattccttgccaaagttgaccatgggttgggctgtgattttcttagctttcctcatttactgcacaggtaaagttttcctgggccaagagaggatttggctgtgattctcataagaaaAGGGTCACATGGAAATGGTTCAGAGGGAATGAAGGTGCATCAgtttaacagtatttctttctttttctcccctcactCTTTCCCTTCTTACATCCCACTATTATTTAAAGGGACTGATGGTCAGGccacttggactcagcctccctccagctccgtGTCTCCTGGTGGGACGATCACGCTCTCCTGCACAACTCAGAGTACAAACTGGATTgcctggtatcaacagaaagcaggagaaggcccCCGTTTTGTCCACTGTAGCAGCTGcagtagcaggggagaagggatcccgaATCGGTTCACTGCCACCAGATCTGGAACTACAGGATCTTtggccatcaccaatgcagaggctggagatGAGGCAGTTTATTACTGTGGTAGCTGGAACAGTGCTGGTACTGCGTAACACGGTGGTAcattcttatggggaagtgtgacaaaaaccttCTCACTGCATCTTCTGCCTGAAACCACAAGCAACAACTGTTAACCTGTGACTGTGGACACTTGAACTGAAGATGCAGGCGAGAAAGACCTGTAAGTTGATTTCCATCTTGAGAGGATTCGCTCAGTCTCTTCCACGGAGGTGAAAGGCACCAGAGAGAAGTTCATGGGAAGCAAACAGCCCCATGGCTCTTGTTTTCTGAGCAGAAACAGTGAAAGGAACCGATGAAaaattggagaaggaagagatCATTTTCAGCTGTTTAGTACTGAAAAAGGAGAAGGATAAATGGAATGGTAGAAGGACACAGCATGGAAAAGTGGTCCCTGGAACAGGTTTGTGGCAGGAGGAATTGTGGCAAAGACCCTCACTCTTCCCTTTCGGCCTGAACGAAGAAGCAACCCAACTTGATCTATGACTGGAGACCCTTAAACTGGGAAGACAGAAGCAGAACCCCTGCAGGTTCATCCCAGTTGGCAAAGATGTCTCAAAATGCCCAGCCTTGGGGAAGGATGGGCACAAATGTGTGAGAGAGAAGAGTTCAGGACAACCCACAGACTAATGGTCTCAGCCCTTCACCCTGAGCTGTGAGTTCTAattttgaaagaagaagaagatatcaAATTGCAGAAGCTAGAGATAATGTTCAGATGGTAAGACATTAGATGGGAGATCGGGAAATAAGGAAATGTATGCAGATTCAGGCTAAAAAGTGGTCTTTGGGGcaagttagtttagtttagtttagtttagctaaactaaattaaactaagtTATCCCCATGTCTTCAGGATGTCAGGATGAAGCGTTCATAAAGATTGATACTCGAGTGTGGTTCTCCTATGTTGGGTGTCAAGTTGAACCAACCACATACTAAATGAAATGAATCAGCCCCCCAAAACATGAAATTCATCTGAGCAGCATGGATCTCCCTTTCCTCAAACTCAAGGACACCATTAAAATAAAGAAGGAGAAACCTAAAGAAAGGACAATGCCACAGATGTATATGTAGTCTCTACAGAAAATGTCTTTCTTCAAATCAAAGCATTAAAAACAAGGGAGGCTTTGTGAAATCTTCTGTAAGAGAATTAGGAAAGAAGGCAGGTTCTTGTTCTCCTTCCctttatcttttctctctcttctttttctgataTTTAAACAGAAGGAAGAGATGGTCCTCTAGGGACAGAAAACTGCTGCATTTCTTCAGCCCAGGTGGGGATAACACAGATGTTACAATATCAGCGGCCTGTAGGGGCTGCTGATGCCCTTTTGTAGTTCTCCAAAGAAGGACTTCAGCCAAAGCCTGGtcagatgtggctcctgaaatgtCTCCTCTGTTCTTTTCAGTGAGGAAGATGCTGATCCCACCCAGAACACctgaaataggcaggaaaaaaggaaaacgtTGGGACCACCAACTCTGCTTCTCGCGGCTTTTTCCAAATATTAATCAAAAACATAATATTGGGATTTCTTCTGACCACCTTAACCCATATGTCCAAGTGGAGGATGGTGCTCCTCTTTTTCCCTAGTCAGGTGGTTCTACACACTGTTGAGATTAAGTAGAGTTGCAGAATTTCATGTATCCTTTCCATGTCACTTTCACATGTAAAGAAGCGTGTTTGAAGAAATTGGGAAGTTTTCCTGTTCTACATGCAGcacactttcatttttaattgagaCCTTTAAATTCCTCCCAGTTTCCAAATCTCTTCTATGCAAATGTTTCCTCTGCTGATTGGTTAAACCAGAGGACCTCAAAATGCTTTTGGGGAAGGAAGTTTTCTAGGAGGACCAATGAGGGCAGATCTCATTTGCATTGAAGGAGAAAACAAggggcatttaaggaaaggaaaggagaagatctgaagaaggtGATAATTTCTTTCCTAAAAGGACATTCTTTGCCAAagttgaccatgggttgggctgtgattttcttagctttcctcacttactgcacaggtaaagttttcctgggccaagacAGGATTTGGTTGTGATTCTCATAAGAAAAGGGTCACATGGAAATGGCTCAGAGGGAACGAAGGTGCATCAgtttaacagtatttctttctttttcttccctcactCTTTTCCTCCTTACGTCCCACCATTATTTAAAGGGACTGATGGTCAGGccacttggactcagcctccctccagctccgtGTCCCCAGGTGGAACCGTTACGCTCTCCTGCACAACTCAGAGTACCTACAGCATCcactggtatcaacagaaagcaggagaaggcccCCATTTTGTCCACTGTAGCGGCTGcagtagcaggggagaagggatcccaaatcggttcacggccaccagatctgggactacaggatctttggccatcaccaatgcagaggctgaAGACGAGGCAGTTTATTACTGTGGTAGCTGGAACAGTGCAGTTACTGCGTTACACGGTGGTAcattcttatggggaagtgtgacaaaaacctcctctctgcctcttctgCCTGAAACCACAAGCAACAACTGTTAACCTGTGACTGTGGACACTTGAACTGAAGATGCAGGCGAGAAAGACCCATAAGTTGATTTCCATCTTGAAAGGATTCACTCAGTCTCTTCCACAGAGGTGAAAGGCACTGGAGAGAAGTTCACGGGAAGCAAACAGCCCCATGGCTCTTGTTTTCTGAGCAGAAACTGTGAAAGGAACCGATGAAaaattggagaaggaagagatCATTTTCAGCTCGTTCAGCACTGAACAGGAGGAAGGATAGAAAGGATCTTAGGAGGACACAACACTAAATAGTGGTCACTGGGGCACATTTTTGGCCTGGCTGTTGAGCGCAGGGATGGACTCTTAGTAAAGATTTGCACACTCATGTGTGGTTCTCCTACATTAGATGTGCCACTTAGGAGACCATGTGTTGAATATTTGCTTACTAGGATAATTGTATCACCCACTGGAAATGTAACAACCATCCTTTACCACAACCGCTCCGCTTAGTCCTACATGGGACTCCTGCATTCACTATATGGGATCTCATAGCAATTACAAGTTATAACCTCTAATTTCTCTCTTCAGACAAAGAgcgtattctgaaaaaaaaagtggcttttaaatatttccctggAGAAAGAGTGGATCCTGAAACCAAGTAGAGTGTTTAAATGTACAGTGGTGGCCAAAATTGTAGAAACTTTTTggggaaagtgtatttttgaggtttcaTGGCTACTAACACCATTTTGTTTTGGAGTcgtaccataaaattatacatcaatggaaagataatttaatcaagaatgcaatgcaacaaagtttgttgaattttctgtattctatgaaacTTTATAGCTAATTAtacccagcaataaaacccagttaagaGAAGCAATCATTCCaacagaactaaaagacttggttcatacttttgtatatcttattttttctatggtgataatttttgcatatctccttttttttctatgTGTTTCACGTTTCTTCTTTATAGCTGCTATTTTAATAGGAAATCCTTCATAAAAATTAAGGATTCGCTATTAGAATAGCAGATATAAAGAATAAACATGTCAGTTAAtgcttagttgggtaacctttagttacaacgtcttcccatggagtggaccaagtcttttagttctgcagttgtcataatgtgaaaccaagattgaatgattgcttctattaactgggttttattgctgggtaCATTTGGCTGTAACTTTTCATAGAATTGGTGAttgcattcttgattaaattatctttccattgacatATAACTTTATGCTATTACTGCAAAAAATGTGGTGTTATTAGCTATCAAACTTGAAACCTAGTAGAATATTTCAATATAGAAGATTCACTCATCTACCACATGGTGATCTGACATTGAGATCTTTTAATTCTTCCTCCGTTTCCAAATCTTGTTCacgcaaatgttttctttggtcCTTGGCTAAACCCAAAGGATGGATGTTATTATGCTTTGGGGAAGTAAGATATTCTAGGAGAACCAATGAGTGCAGCTCTCATTTGCATGAACTCAAGGCAtttaaaggaaaggagaagattgGGATATAATTATCCTCCCTGAGCAGATATTCCTTGACCAagttgaccatgggttgggctgtggTCTTCCTTGCACTCCTCACTTACTCCACAGGTAGAGTTTTCCTGGACTAACAGAGAATCTTCTTGCGATTCTCATAAGAAGAGGGTGCATTGGAAATCTCTAAGAACCAAGGAAGGTGCATCAGTTTAACagaaattctttctttctctcccttcactctttctctctctccctccctcccaccctcctgaaAGGCATTGACGGTCAGTCCtcttggactcagcctccctccagatACATGTCCCCAGGTGGAACCGTCACACTCTCCTGCACGACAACACAGAGTACGAAGAGCATTTCCTGGTTTCAACAGAAACCTGGAGAAGTCCCTCGCTATGTCCATTGTAGTGGCTGTAGTgacaggggagaagggatcccagatcGGTTCACTGCCACCACATCTGGGACTACAGGATCTTTGGCCATCACCAATGTGCAGGCTGAAGACGAGGCAGATTATTACTGTGGTAGCTGGAATAGTGCTGATACCATGTTGCATGGTGTTGAATTCTTATAGGGAAGTGTAACAAaaacctcctctctgcctcttctgCCTGAAACAAGAAGCAAAATACCTTGACAGCACATTGGATGTACTTGAACTGAAAAGACAGGAGAGAAATATCTACTGGTTAAATTTTCCATCTGCAAGGAAGCCTCTCTGTCCCCATCAAGGGGGGATGATGGATACAGGTGTATGAAAGAGGAAGATGCGGGGTGCCAGCCCCCTCTGCTTTGAATGAAAAGATGCAAAATTGGGGCATCTACAGATGATTGGCAGGCACTTCAACAATAGACTTGATGTGGGAGAAGAGGATTGTATGAGGACACAGGCTAAAAGGCGCTCACGGGTGCAAAAAGCTTAGGTCAAGGCTAGAGgatgtaaaaatgaacattttgtaAAGATTTGTACAGCCTTGTGTGGTATTCCTATATGAGATGTTGAGCTTTACAGACCAAGTGTTTTATCTGCAGCAGAACTGAATCAACCACATAAAACTCTTCTGAAGAATAGGTTCCTCCTTGACCTCAAACTCAAACACACCACTCAAATCAAGAAGGAGAAGCCCAGATAAGCAAGATGCCACAGACGTCTGTTTGATCTCTATGTCAAATGCCTCTCTCCAAATCAAAGTATTAAAAACAAGGGAAGCTTGTTTTTCAGGGTGGCACCTGAACTGAAAAGACATGAGAAACTTCTGCTGGTCATTTCCATTTGCAAACAAGTATCTCTCTCTATCAAGGGGGGGATGATGGATAGGGGAGTATGGGAAAGAAATGTGCAGGGGATGCCCAAGGTGTCAATCCCTCAGGTTTGggataaaagagactgtttgaagGCACAGATTAAAAAGTGTCCCCTGGAACAAGTTTGTCCCAAAGCTAAGGGACATTAGGATGAACTCTTTGTAAAGATTTGCACACTTATCCTGGATTAGACATTGAACTGAATTGTCCCCATGTGAAATGTTTTCACCAGGAGAAATGAATCAGACAATGAAAGATTGAAACTCACTTGATGAACAGGTAAATCTTGACCTTAACCTCAAGCACATCACTAAAGTCAAGAAGGACCAGCCCAGAGAAGCATGATGCTCCAGAATTACATATCATTGCTACCTAAAATGGCTTTTCCCCCCCTCACCCCACAATATTGGAGACTTTGGGATATCTTCTGTAAGAGGGTTAATAAGGATGGCACGTTTTGTTCAACTCATGTCCTTCAACTCAttcttagtgtgtgtgtgtgtgtgtgtgtgtgtgtgtgtgtgtgtgtgtgtgtttgtgtgtttctgaTATTTCAGGAGAAGGAACTTTGGTGGTCTTGAAAGTATGACATATTTCTTCAGCCTTGGTAGGGATAACACAGATGTTACAATATCTGTAGCCAGTAGGTGTTGCTGCTGCCCTTTTCatgcttcttaaaaaaaaaggcttcagCAAAAGGATGAGCAGATGTGACTCCTGCAAAGTTTAGACTGTTCTTTTACAgtaagggagggggagggcgctGAATCCACGCCCAGCAGGTAAAATAAGGAAGGATAAAAGGAAATTGTTTAGGATCACCAGCTCTGCTTCTGGTGAAATgttcaaaaaaaacaaaagaaaccctGATGATGAGGATGGCCCTAGCCCATATGTCCAGTTGGAGTAAGGACCTCTGGTTTTCCTAGACTGTGATCGTCAAGAGAAATGCCCTCTCTTTGAACCCTGAGAATTAATCAATGAGTGTGGGGTACATTCCTCCAATCCATCCCATATTTGTCCAAATGCAAATGCATTTTCTGAactatgtgtcagggttccaaatagcatccaaaagtaaatcagagtccaaggcaaagtattgctcaaagttccaatttattaagagagccatgttggcacctctggggaaacccaaatcggaaagcttcccggtttccacCACCTAGTTGacagttcaagatcctgcccccacacccacaagtccatcacatggtccaatctcccactgccatgctggcagttccacccatccagttctcgtcaggtgcagaggtgcagagacaaaggatgaccttggctttctagaaagaattttgttatggctacatagtatgcaactccttacaatccccactccctttttcccacaatagaaaatacatagtagaataatagaaagtggcaggccaaagatccaaaagaaaagatggctgcaggcatgAGACTATGACTTTGTAAAGCTAATTCTTGTCTTGTCTTTCACTTATAAAGGATATTTTCACTTCAGGAAAATATTGCTTTTAGACAAGAGATATCTTGACAATTGCACGTCGCCTCTCTCGTTAGCCTCCTTGGCTGGTAGTGGAAGAGCAAAGACATTTGCATGAGGAGGTCCTCTCTTGTCCTTTGGGGATTTAAGAGAGGTGGAGAGGAGGCAAGGGGAAAATCCATTCGCTTTAGAGAAGGGGTTGTCCCATCCAGTTGTCCCACCATGTCCCGGGCATTTCTTCTCTCCATTGTCCTGATCTCTGTTGGTAAGAGAAAGGAGGCACAACCTTTTCTAGAATTAACTCCAGAAAAGCTTCCTTGCTCAATTGTTGAGTTTTCCATTTGTGGTGCTCCTCTCCACCTTCTGTTGAACAAGCAAAAGCTTGCTCTCTTTCAGGCCCCAGCCTTCAACAACTGCAGATCTTAAGGACCCAGAATTCGTCGCAGCTGGAAGGACAGTCACCATATCTTGTCGATACGATGGTGGGAATCTTGGGGATGGCAACTACCCTTGGTGGGCCCAGCAGGTACCTGGGCAACAACCTCGAGCTTTGATCTATCACACCAGTACCAGACCATCGGGGGTTCCGGCCCGTTTCTCTGGGTCCCGATCAGGGAATGTGATGTCCTTGACTATCACTGGGGCTCTGCTTGAAGACGAAGCCACCTACTATTGTTGTGTCTGGACGGGTAGTCAGTTCCACAGCGATTGATTCAGGAGGGGAAGTGAGACAAAAACCCTTCTCTTCagttcatttcattttgtttccattttctgTCCTGTGTGTATAAGTGAAGATTGACATTAAGAGATAAATGTGCTTGTTTTTGTTTGCTATAAGGCAAAAGAACATCTGCCCTTTTCAAAATAAGTTGATTCAGAAAGTTCACTTCCTTCTCATATTTACGCTTGTAtcctttctgttgtggcccagaaggagccattgtagctgccaccagactccgacagtgaggggtcttatgagtcggccctggaggaggtggaggaccctggacagggtcccgactccgagcagggcaaggagagactggttggccaccaggtggcatctgggcgatccagaaaacacctgtgagttgttccgggatgcatgccgtcgaagggctacttggcatcaagaacaacggcgtaattacaagcggtgattacgctcagctgatgctcattaagatcctctcctgattataaaagagactgcttgtgccacgccttccTACAGAAGTCAACATTAAggattaacaagaaacaaacctggcaggctggattgttgacagagtttgtttgcattgctgccaagttttgtaagACTTGCTGCCAGAgcgcttatctctttgtttatgtggcttgcagccaacaagagtctggactgattaaaagaaacattctcatttattttggtttcggctttcgttcctggacggaggaacGAAAGGTCAGAAcacctttccctcttcctctgttAAAAACTGGAGGAAATCTGTTAAGAACTCTTTCCATGTTTCTCTGGATGCTGATCAAGCTCTTTAACTTTGTCCTCTAACTACATCTTTTTGACATTTTGCGGGGAGAAAGAGTACTTCTTTTTCTCCCCGCAAAAGAgcgaaggtggcgcagtggttaaatgcagcactgcaggctacttcagctgactgcagttctgcagattggctgttcaaatctcaccggctcagggttgactcaaccttccatccttccgaggtgggtaaaatgaggacccagattgttgggggcaatatgctgactttgtaaaccacttagagagggctgaaagccctatgaagcggtatataagtctaactgctattgctattgctactgtcttATGGCCATTTTTGACCTCCATCATTGAGGCTTATCATTCAAGTCAACATCCAAGAGAACAGAGGTCTCAATTCAGACATTCACCTTTACAGATTTTCACAGAGATATGAACCAGCTTCACAATATGTACAAATTTGGGAATCAAGCAGAAGGCAAGGAATCTTAGATA is a window of Thamnophis elegans isolate rThaEle1 chromosome 13, rThaEle1.pri, whole genome shotgun sequence DNA encoding:
- the LOC116516754 gene encoding uncharacterized protein LOC116516754, with the protein product MVWSVFFLALLTYCTGIDGQSTWTQPPSSSVSPGGTVTLSCLTTHSSYNIGWYQQKAGEGPHFVHCDGCSSRGEGIPNRFTATRSGNTGSLAITNAEAGDEAVYYCGNWNSAVTELHGETVKGTDEKLEKEEIIFSCLVLKKEKDKWNGRRTQHGKVVPGTGGTVTLSCTTTQSTKSISWFQQKPGEVPRYVHCSGCSDRGEGIPDRFTATTSGTTGSLAITNVQAEDEADYYCGSWNSADTMLHGVEFL